TAGGTTAGCTTTGGTATCAGGAACCCTTGTGATTGCTTGTCTTAAATAGGTTGTAAGTAATTCTTGATCAGGCATATTATCAGGGACTTTTCTAAATACATCGTAATTATCCCATGAGTATATAAACCGTACATTTTTGCCTGCATCTTTTAATGCTCTTGCTACAAGTTCGACGGAAATTACTTCCCTAAAATTTCCAATATGTACAGTTCCTGATGGAGTAATGCCTGATGCAACTGTATATTTTGCCTTTTCGCCTTTTTCTTCTATGATTTTTTTTGCATACAAATCTGCCCAGTGTGCTGTTTTCATAATGTTATCCTTGCTTAAAACTTAATTTTATCATTCTATGTTTTTTGTTTCAAGATTTTAAATAGATGGTCCATGGTGTGATTTTATTAATTGACTAAATTTTTAATTAATTTAGTGTTTTTATTCCAATTTTTCCTTAATTTTACTTGTAAAAATAAATCACATTTCTTTTCAAATATTTTTGATATTATCCGTCTTGCTTCTTCTCCAATTGATTTTATTCCTTTGCCTTCTTTTCCAACTATTATTCCTTTTTGGCTCTCTCCGGCTACAATAATATTTGCTTTAATAAGAAGTTTGTTTTTTCTATCTTCTAAAAGTTCAATTTCTGTATATAGAGAATATGGTAGTTCTTCTTTGAGCTTTTTAATCACAACACCTCTAATTATTTCACTAGTTCTTAAGTTCATTGTTTGATCTGTATAATATTCTTCTGGGTAATAAAGGGGCCCTTCTTGAAGATTTTCATAAATTTTATCTTTAAGTATTTCGATATTGGTTTTTTTCTTGGCAGAAATTTTTATGATACTATCTTTTTTTATTCCTTTTTTTTCTAAAAATAGCATTATTTCTTTTTCTTTTGTTTTTAGAATATCAATTTTGTTGATGACTACTATTAAATTAGTTTTGGTTTTACTGATAATTGTTAATATTTCATTTTCTTCAGTGCTAGGTTCGTCTTGAATATCAATTACATAAAGAATTAATTCTGTTTCTGTAATTGCAGAGTATATATTATTCATCAGGGCTATATTGAATTTTTTTTTACTTAAATGAAACCCAGGTGTATCTATGAAAATGATTTGACCCCTTTTATCTGTAAATATTCCTTTTATTTTGTTTCTAGTTGTTTGTGGTGTGGATGAAACAATAGATATTTGGTGTTCACATATTGAATTTAAAAGCGTGGATTTTCCTGTTGAAGGTCTACCTATTATTGATACAAATCCTGATTTCATGTTAGACTTCCGTAAATATGATAACATATTTTATATCATAATTAATGTATGCCATCTTTAAATGTAATTAAGGATTATTAGTTTGAAAGAAGTCAATTTTGAGGTTTTTTGTGAACAATGTGAGGAAAAGGTTGGACTTAATAAATCTGTGTGTTGGAATTGTCATTCTAAATTAGGAGATCTTGAGTGTCCAAATTGTGGGTATTCAGATGTTGTTTCTGCATTTGAGAGGGGTTGTCCAAGATGTGGTTATAGTCCTTTTGAAGAACAGTTTAAAGGGCGTCCTTTTAAAATAAGGCAGAGAGTAAGATTTAAGGACTCCGGGAATAATAATAAATTTTTTAAATCAAGGTTTGATTTTGGATTAAATATTAATGTTATGCTTTATTTATTTTCGAGTTTTTTAATAGTTGTGCTTTTTGTTTACATTCTGTTTTTCTAGGGATTAATTTATATGGTAATTACAGTTTCTTATTTGTTTTCTATTTTCTTATCGTTTAAGATGGGAGAGGGTGTTAAATCTGTTGAGAATAATATTCATCAAAACTCTATTTTTTATTATAATGTTGAAGAAGTTGAATTTTCTTATGTTAAAACACAGACTTTAAGATTTGAAGGCAAGCGTTCTGTAAGGTATGCTTATTTTAATTTTGATAAAGATAAGCTTTATTCATATACTTTTGTTTTTGATAGAAAATCAATTTCTCAGTATTCTGTTTTTCTTAGTATTAAGGAAAAATTTGGTAATGCTACAGTTGTAACTCCTTTTAATTATATTTGGGATATTGGTAGCTCTATTATTGTTTTAAATAATAATATCTTAAGGATGACATTGAAGTCTTATGTTAATAAGGAGAGTTGATCTTGGTGTTTCTTTTTGCATTACTTTTTTATATATCTTGTGCTGCTCATGTATATGATAAGGAAATTGTGATCAACGATACTAAGTTTTTTGTTAAGCTGGCACTTGATGAGTTTACTAGGGCTAAAGGATATATGGAGACTGAGAGCATAAATGAAAATAATGGCATGCTTTTTATTTTTAAGGGAGAGAGAAATTTGTCTTTTTGGATGAAAGATACTCCTGTACCACTTGAAATTGCTTATATTAATGCTGAAGGTGTTATTAAGGAAATTTATAGCTTGGTTCCTTTTTCAGAAAAAGTTGTAAGTTCCAAGTATAAGGTTAAGTATGCTCTTGAGGTGCCGAAAGGTTCTTTTTCTAAATTTAAAATTAAGGTGGGTGATAGGGTAAATTTCAATTTTGATGTTGATTCTTTGAATGTGAAATAATGCAGAGAAATTTACTCAGCTTTTATTTTTTGAAGCTCTTCTTCTGAGTGGTCTTTTATTTCGCCTTCATTTTGTAAGGTATTGTGTAAGGTATTATTAATCTCATTGGGTGCATTTTTAATATTAGCTTTTGTGTCATTATCCTTTATGACCTTTTTGAATATAGATACTGTTGCTGCAATTTCTTCAAGAGCGTCAAGCAAAAATGTTTCTTTTGAATTTTCTTCGGCTTTAATAATATATACTAAAGAATTGTTACCCCTTTCAGGATCATGAATAATTTCCCATGATCCTAAAACTCTGTTATTGTAGCTATCATTCATTAATGATTCTGATATTTCTTGTATTTTGCTTGAATTGACATCGAATATTTCTACAATGCCAAAAATTTCTCTTATTTTTGAATTTTGATATGAATTTAGTTTTGATCTGACTATTATTTCTGTTTTTGTATCATTGATGATTTTTGATACAATGAAGTCATTTTCTTTGTCTATTCTATATTCAATTTTGTTCTTATCGAGTATTTTTTTTATTCTCTTGTCGTAAGTTATATTTTTATCTTTGCAACTTATCAACATTGTTATTAGTGTTAAAATGACAATAACTATGCTATATTTTAATTTATTGATGTTTAGAATACTTGTTTTGAACATTTTAGTGCTTATCATGTAATCATTGATTATAGTTTAATTATGAGGATTTTTGAAGTAGGTTTATGTATTTTAAGAGTAATGACTATTCTTATACAGTTATTCAGTCTAAAAATAATTACGTGCAAAGATCAACTTTTGGGATTTCTTTTGTAATCTTAAATAGAGGTACAAAAATTTTTAGGGAAGATTTATTTAGATTCCTCTCTAATTTTGATTTTATAAGAGAAATTATTTCTATTGAAAAGCAAAGTAATAGAAATTCCCTTCAATTTATGTCAGAGAGTTATGATAAGTTGAAATTTATTTTACTTTCTGATGATTTAAATTCAGGTGAGAAAGTTAACTTAGCTATGAAAGAATCCATTTGTAGTTTTGTTTTTGTATTACAAAGTGATATGTACTTGTTAAATCCTTTTTGGATTCCTAATATATTTGATGAAATAGTTAAAAACAATGTACTTCTTGTTGGCGGAGAATTTTTTGACAAAGAGGAGGAAGTTGTTCCATCAGTTTTTCTTCCCACCATTGATAATCAGCAGAAATTAAAGGTAATTTTAATAAATTCTGAGAAGGATTATGAGAAGACTTTAGTTACTATGGACTATTGTGGTCTTTATTCTAAAGAGAAGTTTGTTCAGCTAGGGGGTTTTGATAGGAGGATAAAAAACGAATATTTTCAAAGATTGGATTTTGGACTTAGGGCTATTTATTTTGGAGAAAGTATTCATATCTATAGGAAACTTCGGATACAGTATACTGCTTTAAATGTTCCAGAAGATTTGACAAAAAATAGAAGCTTTTTGATATTTTTACTTAAAAATTATGTTCCTATTTTTGTCGGGAATGGGGTAAAGTTTTCGTTTTTTAGGTTTATGAAACTGTGCTTAAAATATGGAATTAACCCTTTCAAGTTTGGTCGAGAATTTAAGGAGATCAAACGTGAAACTATTAAGAATAGCTTGAGGTTTAAAGGTGATTTGAAGAGTGCAATTGAACTTTGGGAAAATAATATTATTGATTAATTTGATCTTTGTCTCTTTGTTTTTAGATGCTCAGGAAATTGGTTATGTTAATATTATAGATTCATTTGATAGTAAGTTCTTTAAATTCAATTTTAACATTGATAATGATATTCTTACAATTGAACATGAGAAGGGACATCTTAAGCTTAAGGTAGGCTTTGAATATGGTCTCTCATCTATTGGTTATTATATTTATGTAGATCCTATTATTTTAAAGGATGGGGAGATCTTGATAACCAAGAGAGCTTTGATTCAGATTGAAAATCATTTTAGATCTTTGCAAAGCTACAGTAAGCCACGGATAACTTCGATAGTAATTGATCCTGGTCATGGCGGACATGATAGAGGAGCTGTTGTAACTCATAGCATAAACAATCATGATGTTACTCTCTTTGAGAAAGATTTTGCTTTAACTTATTCGATTCATCTATATAAAATCTTAAGTAATTATTTTTTAGACAGGAATATTTTGTTAACACGTGTAGATGATGTTTTTGTGCCGTTACAAGATAGGTCTGAACTTGCGAATGCAATTAAACCAGATTTTCCAAATAATGTTATATTTTTGTCAATGCATGTTAATAATGCGCCAAATCCTGAAGCTAGGGGAGTTGAGTTTTGGTATCTTCCTCAGGGTTCGAAAAGGGAAGTTGTAAGAAATTTGAAAGGATATGATATTAGAGGTAATAGATACTTAAGGGAACTTAATGATATACTGGATATTAAATATAAATATGAATCAAAGAAATTAGCTGAGATTTTATATGAGACTTTTATTGATGTTTTGTGTGAAACTAAAGTTCGATCAATTAGGGAAGAGCAATGGTTTGTGATAAAAAATAGTAGTATGCCTGCTGTGTTAATTGAAATTGGATTTTTATCTAACATTGCTGATGCTATGTTAATTTTGGACTACAATTATATGAGTAAAGTGAATGTGTTAATACTTAAGTCTTTAATTAAATTTATTGAATTTTATGAAAAATAATATTTTGAATATACTTTTTAAAAATAATCCTTTATATCGTGGTTTTCTTGTTTGTAATGGGACAAAATATTTACTTGAGAAATTAGTTGTGCTTTTATTGTTAAGTTTTCTGTTATCTTCATGTATAATCTTGTTTAATTATGAGAATATCTTTTTTAGGAAAGTATTTTATTTTTATTCTGATAATGAAGTAATTTCTGATTTGAGGTATTTAAAGGAAAAAAAAACTCTTAAAGAGAATTTGGATTTTCTAGTTAAGGATTTTCTATTAGGTAATAGCAAGGGTTTTTCTTTGCAACTTAGCACAAAGAATGTGAAACTTTTGTATTCTTTTATAAGTAATGATATATATTTTATAAATCTTTCAAAAGAGTTTTATGATTCTTTTGAAGATGGTGTTTACAATGATTATGATAGACTTAGAGTAAATTTGTTTGTCAAATCTTTAAAAGAAACAATTGATTTTAACTATCCTGGAAATGTTAAAAAAATTGTTATTTTTATTGAAGGGTATATTCTGAATGTTTAAGGTTTTTTAGTCAGCCTTGAGTATACTGTAAGAATTAAAAAATGAAAATATTAAGTTATTTTGTAGAAGGAGTTGATTTTTATGGCTAAAGTAAAAAACATTATTTTTGTTTTATTTTTTCTTATTTTCTTAAGTCCTCTTTTTGGACAAGAAACATCTGGAATATCATCAAGTGATAATGTTTCGAATATTGAGCCTGGCGAGTTAGTTCTTGATTTTGCAGAGCTTGCAAGAGATCCAAGTTCAACGAAACTTGATCTTACAGATTATATTGATCTTGTATATTCTGGTGCTTCAGACATTGTTA
The DNA window shown above is from Borrelia anserina Es and carries:
- the era gene encoding GTPase Era, with translation MKSGFVSIIGRPSTGKSTLLNSICEHQISIVSSTPQTTRNKIKGIFTDKRGQIIFIDTPGFHLSKKKFNIALMNNIYSAITETELILYVIDIQDEPSTEENEILTIISKTKTNLIVVINKIDILKTKEKEIMLFLEKKGIKKDSIIKISAKKKTNIEILKDKIYENLQEGPLYYPEEYYTDQTMNLRTSEIIRGVVIKKLKEELPYSLYTEIELLEDRKNKLLIKANIIVAGESQKGIIVGKEGKGIKSIGEEARRIISKIFEKKCDLFLQVKLRKNWNKNTKLIKNLVN
- a CDS encoding DUF192 domain-containing protein, whose product is MILVFLFALLFYISCAAHVYDKEIVINDTKFFVKLALDEFTRAKGYMETESINENNGMLFIFKGERNLSFWMKDTPVPLEIAYINAEGVIKEIYSLVPFSEKVVSSKYKVKYALEVPKGSFSKFKIKVGDRVNFNFDVDSLNVK
- a CDS encoding N-acetylmuramoyl-L-alanine amidase family protein; translation: MINLIFVSLFLDAQEIGYVNIIDSFDSKFFKFNFNIDNDILTIEHEKGHLKLKVGFEYGLSSIGYYIYVDPIILKDGEILITKRALIQIENHFRSLQSYSKPRITSIVIDPGHGGHDRGAVVTHSINNHDVTLFEKDFALTYSIHLYKILSNYFLDRNILLTRVDDVFVPLQDRSELANAIKPDFPNNVIFLSMHVNNAPNPEARGVEFWYLPQGSKREVVRNLKGYDIRGNRYLRELNDILDIKYKYESKKLAEILYETFIDVLCETKVRSIREEQWFVIKNSSMPAVLIEIGFLSNIADAMLILDYNYMSKVNVLILKSLIKFIEFYEK
- a CDS encoding flagellar filament outsheath protein, whose protein sequence is MKNNILNILFKNNPLYRGFLVCNGTKYLLEKLVVLLLLSFLLSSCIILFNYENIFFRKVFYFYSDNEVISDLRYLKEKKTLKENLDFLVKDFLLGNSKGFSLQLSTKNVKLLYSFISNDIYFINLSKEFYDSFEDGVYNDYDRLRVNLFVKSLKETIDFNYPGNVKKIVIFIEGYILNV